One window of the Glycocaulis alkaliphilus genome contains the following:
- a CDS encoding long-chain-acyl-CoA synthetase has product MGFFSAIQREIFYTKELIRLLKTLKSITPDSTDLTPDLIERNVDAHKTRPAFILEDGSTISYGAFDAFANRVANWALASGIKPGDTVALYMGNRWEYIAFWFGLSKVGVIAALLNNQVTGKALAHGVNIAGAAHAIIEGELSPAYAASAEAIGPITPWIYDGDAASVPGGQDLSGALNAVSDERPGREHRAHLLAKDPCLKMYTSGTTGLPKAAIVAHTRSLYYLQGFAVASNASPKDRMMMVLPLYHATGGLCGVGCALSKGGALIVRRKFSASAFWKDAAEHGATMFMYVGELCRFLVAADPSPDEKKHKIRIAIGNGLRPDVWPRFVERSGIKRIMEFYGATEGNVSFLNLDSKPGAIGRVPPYLKSRFNSALVKFDLDSEAPVRDARGRCIPCGPDEVGEAIGEIRPDDARYRFDGYGDKEATEKKLLRDVFKKGDLYFRTGDLMKRDKQGYFYFIDRVGDTFRWKSENVATSEVAEIMGMAPGIVQANIYGVPVADYPGKAGMAALVVNKDFDLATVHAHVTKELPAYARPLFVRIHQEDPSEHTTGTFKLKKTDLVAEGWDPAKISEPLYIDHPEQKAYVPLTAEIRAAIESGELRV; this is encoded by the coding sequence ATGGGTTTTTTCAGCGCAATCCAGCGTGAGATTTTCTACACCAAGGAGCTGATCCGGCTTCTGAAAACGCTCAAGTCGATCACGCCGGATTCAACCGATCTGACGCCGGACCTTATCGAGCGCAATGTCGATGCGCACAAAACCCGCCCCGCCTTCATTCTCGAGGACGGCTCCACGATCAGCTATGGCGCGTTTGATGCGTTTGCGAACCGGGTTGCCAACTGGGCGCTGGCCAGCGGTATCAAGCCCGGTGACACGGTTGCGCTCTATATGGGCAATCGCTGGGAATACATCGCCTTCTGGTTCGGCCTGTCGAAAGTGGGGGTGATTGCCGCGCTCCTGAACAATCAGGTGACCGGCAAGGCGCTCGCCCACGGGGTGAATATCGCCGGGGCCGCCCATGCCATCATCGAGGGCGAGCTCAGCCCGGCCTATGCGGCCTCTGCCGAGGCCATCGGCCCGATCACGCCCTGGATATATGATGGTGATGCCGCGTCCGTGCCCGGCGGGCAGGATTTGTCCGGTGCGCTCAATGCCGTCTCTGACGAGCGCCCCGGCCGCGAGCACCGCGCGCACCTGCTGGCCAAGGATCCGTGCCTGAAAATGTACACCTCCGGCACGACCGGCCTGCCCAAGGCGGCGATCGTGGCGCACACCCGTTCGCTCTACTACCTGCAGGGCTTTGCGGTGGCGTCCAACGCCTCGCCGAAAGACCGCATGATGATGGTGCTGCCGCTCTATCACGCCACGGGCGGGCTTTGCGGTGTGGGCTGCGCGCTCTCCAAGGGCGGGGCGCTGATCGTGCGCCGCAAGTTTTCCGCCAGCGCCTTCTGGAAGGACGCCGCCGAGCATGGCGCGACCATGTTCATGTATGTCGGCGAGTTGTGCCGCTTCCTGGTCGCCGCCGATCCTTCGCCGGACGAGAAGAAGCACAAGATCCGCATCGCCATCGGCAACGGGCTGCGCCCCGATGTCTGGCCGCGCTTTGTCGAGCGCTCCGGCATCAAGCGCATCATGGAGTTCTATGGCGCGACGGAGGGCAATGTCAGCTTCCTGAACCTGGATTCCAAGCCCGGCGCCATTGGCCGCGTGCCGCCCTATCTGAAAAGCCGCTTCAACTCGGCGCTGGTGAAGTTTGATCTCGATTCCGAAGCGCCTGTGCGCGACGCCAGGGGGCGCTGCATTCCGTGCGGCCCCGATGAGGTGGGCGAGGCCATTGGCGAGATACGCCCCGATGATGCCCGCTACCGCTTTGACGGCTATGGCGACAAGGAAGCGACCGAGAAGAAGCTCCTGCGCGACGTGTTCAAGAAGGGCGATCTGTATTTCCGCACCGGCGATCTGATGAAGCGCGACAAGCAAGGCTATTTCTACTTCATCGACCGGGTGGGCGACACCTTCCGCTGGAAGTCGGAGAATGTGGCGACCTCGGAAGTGGCCGAGATCATGGGCATGGCGCCGGGCATCGTGCAGGCCAATATCTATGGCGTGCCGGTGGCCGATTATCCCGGTAAGGCCGGCATGGCCGCTCTGGTGGTGAACAAGGATTTCGATCTCGCCACCGTTCATGCGCATGTGACCAAGGAGCTGCCGGCCTATGCCCGCCCGCTCTTTGTGCGCATCCACCAGGAAGACCCGTCAGAGCACACGACTGGCACGTTCAAGCTGAAGAAGACCGATCTGGTGGCCGAAGGGTGGGATCCGGCGAAAATCTCCGAACCGCTCTATATCGATCACCCCGAACAGAAGGCCTATGTGCCGCTGACCGCCGAGATCCGCGCCGCCATCGAAAGCGGGGAGTTGCGGGTTTAG
- a CDS encoding BLUF domain-containing protein translates to MFLTRLVYHSVADFMSGSRNVSDEMGRILSAGLRNSPPEGLTGVLAVDGDRFLQVLEGSRQAVSATFRRIARDSAHRTLEIVFCGEVNERYFDDWSLAILNEETLPAAEGRDVDYGHITADGLVERARRIRETGLIARRDTMHPVSS, encoded by the coding sequence ATGTTTCTCACCCGCCTCGTCTATCACAGCGTTGCTGATTTCATGTCCGGATCGCGCAATGTATCCGATGAGATGGGCCGCATATTGTCAGCCGGCTTGCGCAATAGTCCGCCCGAAGGGCTGACCGGCGTGTTGGCCGTCGATGGCGACCGTTTCCTGCAAGTGCTGGAGGGATCGCGCCAGGCGGTGTCTGCCACGTTCCGGCGCATCGCGCGCGACAGCGCCCATCGCACGCTGGAGATCGTGTTTTGCGGGGAGGTGAACGAGCGCTACTTTGACGACTGGTCCCTTGCCATCCTGAATGAAGAGACCCTCCCGGCCGCAGAGGGCCGGGACGTGGATTATGGGCACATCACCGCCGATGGCCTCGTTGAGCGGGCAAGGCGGATACGCGAGACGGGGCTGATCGCGCGCAGGGACACGATGCACCCCGTCTCATCGTGA
- a CDS encoding helix-turn-helix domain-containing protein, with protein sequence MHPRVRKLFGTVRGVVEGNFLGSVWLTQDNGAWREGTPGRWGLALRALRLRSNMKQEDAASRLKVSQSYISRLENGVIEPSCEITTRLRELLCNPVHRPLVDQLRTIVRHAPHSVALLALRDGTVRVIEASARYRQAGPPFEAYVPDMETADPLGQAVSDIVREVLACGAFAGDVACVEQVWQAPVDGERRCFHSVQTPVFTGAEWLVHSATASISPETYNAFLGRNGGPERVHDFRAARAE encoded by the coding sequence ATGCATCCGCGTGTCAGAAAGCTATTCGGTACTGTCCGGGGGGTTGTCGAGGGGAATTTTCTGGGGAGTGTATGGTTGACGCAAGACAATGGGGCCTGGCGTGAGGGGACGCCTGGCAGGTGGGGACTAGCGCTGCGGGCCTTGCGGCTGCGCAGTAATATGAAGCAGGAGGATGCCGCGAGCCGGCTGAAAGTCAGCCAGTCCTATATCTCGCGGCTGGAGAACGGGGTGATCGAGCCGTCATGCGAGATTACCACGCGCCTGCGCGAACTTCTGTGTAATCCGGTACACCGGCCCCTGGTGGACCAGCTGCGCACCATCGTGCGCCACGCACCACATTCAGTGGCATTGCTGGCATTGCGTGATGGCACTGTCCGCGTGATCGAAGCCAGTGCGCGCTACCGGCAGGCCGGACCGCCTTTTGAAGCTTATGTGCCAGACATGGAGACCGCCGATCCGCTGGGTCAGGCCGTGTCGGACATCGTTCGCGAAGTCCTCGCCTGCGGCGCGTTCGCGGGTGATGTCGCGTGCGTGGAGCAGGTCTGGCAGGCGCCCGTCGATGGCGAGAGACGCTGCTTTCATTCCGTGCAGACGCCGGTCTTCACCGGCGCTGAATGGCTGGTGCATTCGGCAACCGCCTCCATAAGCCCTGAAACCTACAACGCTTTCCTGGGCAGGAATGGCGGGCCGGAACGGGTGCATGATTTCCGGGCAGCGCGGGCGGAGTAA
- a CDS encoding BrnT family toxin gives MSDRFDPAKDAANLAKHGLSLAFGDRIFRDAGHLILPSIRPVDGEERFKVIGAVEAKLFTGVFTWRGGRPRFISVRRSNSGEERAYHSAG, from the coding sequence GTGAGCGACAGGTTTGATCCGGCCAAGGATGCCGCCAATCTGGCAAAGCACGGCTTGTCACTGGCTTTTGGTGACCGGATTTTCCGCGATGCCGGGCATCTGATCCTGCCGTCAATCCGTCCTGTTGACGGTGAAGAGCGGTTTAAGGTGATCGGCGCGGTGGAGGCAAAGCTGTTCACTGGCGTGTTTACGTGGCGGGGTGGCCGCCCCCGCTTTATCTCGGTTCGCAGGAGCAATTCCGGTGAAGAAAGAGCCTATCATTCTGCCGGCTGA
- the cydX gene encoding cytochrome bd-I oxidase subunit CydX: MWYFAWVLGIGLACSFAILNAMWHEMSLGDEGDSGSSEEAARW, translated from the coding sequence ATGTGGTATTTTGCCTGGGTACTCGGCATCGGCCTTGCCTGCTCCTTCGCCATCCTGAACGCCATGTGGCACGAGATGTCGCTGGGCGATGAAGGCGATAGCGGCTCCAGCGAGGAAGCGGCCCGCTGGTAG
- a CDS encoding helix-turn-helix domain-containing protein, with protein MKKEPIILPADPMDDEDFAVSAEGMERGQRARLIRQTRNNLGLSQAEFAQRFRVPVGTLRDWEQARVTAPDFAIAYVQVIARHPDMVAEALN; from the coding sequence GTGAAGAAAGAGCCTATCATTCTGCCGGCTGATCCCATGGATGACGAGGATTTCGCCGTCTCTGCCGAAGGCATGGAGCGCGGGCAGCGCGCCCGCCTGATCCGGCAGACGCGCAATAATCTCGGCCTGTCGCAGGCCGAGTTCGCCCAGCGTTTCCGCGTGCCGGTCGGCACCTTGCGAGACTGGGAGCAGGCGCGTGTTACCGCGCCCGATTTCGCGATTGCCTATGTGCAGGTGATTGCCCGCCATCCCGACATGGTCGCCGAAGCCCTGAACTGA